A portion of the Microlunatus phosphovorus NM-1 genome contains these proteins:
- a CDS encoding HpcH/HpaI aldolase family protein yields MPVLETGRADGAWCMLGEPLTTVQIAQTGFGWLCLDAQHGAFDDAAIVATMRALAVLPARPPVAVRVAELSSAGIGRALDAGADIVIVPMIETVEQAEAAVRAAHYPPLGGRSWGPLAGLWGGETVSLAASRTELWVMLETHAGVEAAESILAVEGVAGVLVGPFDLSIGLGIELRALLAADGPSDPLPSIVAAARRTGRRAGAFAGDLQRAERLRELGFEAVAVTTDATLLAHGASVVLGTAATGRTSF; encoded by the coding sequence ATGCCCGTGCTCGAGACCGGCCGTGCAGACGGCGCGTGGTGCATGCTCGGCGAACCGCTGACCACGGTTCAGATCGCGCAGACGGGGTTCGGCTGGCTCTGCCTCGACGCGCAGCACGGGGCGTTCGACGACGCGGCGATCGTCGCCACCATGCGGGCACTGGCCGTGCTTCCGGCGCGGCCGCCGGTCGCGGTGCGGGTCGCCGAGCTCTCTAGTGCTGGCATCGGAAGAGCCCTTGATGCCGGTGCCGACATCGTGATCGTTCCGATGATCGAGACCGTGGAGCAAGCCGAAGCGGCGGTGCGCGCCGCGCACTATCCGCCACTGGGTGGTCGTAGCTGGGGCCCACTTGCCGGTTTGTGGGGCGGCGAGACCGTCTCCTTGGCGGCGTCGCGCACCGAACTCTGGGTGATGCTCGAGACCCATGCGGGAGTCGAGGCGGCGGAGTCCATCCTCGCCGTCGAGGGGGTGGCCGGAGTTCTCGTCGGGCCCTTCGACCTCTCCATCGGTCTGGGCATCGAGCTGCGGGCACTGCTGGCAGCCGACGGGCCCAGCGATCCACTTCCTTCGATCGTTGCGGCCGCGCGGCGTACGGGCCGGCGGGCAGGTGCCTTTGCCGGCGATCTCCAACGGGCGGAGCGGCTGCGAGAGCTGGGCTTCGAGGCCGTCGCCGTCACGACAGACGCCACGCTGCTTGCGCACGGGGCGTCGGTGGTGCTCGGTACCGCGGCCACGGGCCGCACCAGTTTCTGA